In a single window of the Phocoena sinus isolate mPhoSin1 chromosome 7, mPhoSin1.pri, whole genome shotgun sequence genome:
- the CDK5R2 gene encoding cyclin-dependent kinase 5 activator 2, protein MGTVLSLSPASSAKGRRPGGLPEEKKKAPPSGDEALGGYGAPPVGKGGKGESRLKRPSVLISALTWKRLVAASAKKKKGSKKVTPKPASTGADSLVQQRNRENLLRKGRDPPDGGGAAKPLAVPVPTVPAAATTCEPPSGGSAVAPPPGSGGGKPPPPPPPAPQAAPPVPGGSPRRVIVQASTGELLRCLGDFVCRRCYRLKELSPGELVGWFRGVDRSLLLQGWQDQAFITPANLVFVYLLCRESLRGDELASAAELQAAFLTCLYLAYSYMGNEISYPLKPFLVEPDKERFWQRCLRLIQRLSPQMLRLNADPHFFTQVFQDLKNEGEAAAGAGGPPSGGAPAASSSSAARDSCATGAKHWTMNLDR, encoded by the coding sequence ATGGGCACGGTGCTGTCTCTTTCCCCCGCCTCCTCGGCCAAGGGCCGGAGGCCCGGCGGGCTGCCCGAGGAGAAGAAGAAGGCGCCGCCCTCGGGAGACGAGGCGCTGGGGGGATACGGGGCGCCGCCAGTAGGCAAGGGCGGTAAAGGCGAGAGCCGGCTCAAGCGGCCGTCCGTGCTCATCTCGGCGCTCACCTGGAAGCGGCTGGTGGCCGCGTCTGCCAAGAAGAAGAAAGGCAGCAAGAAGGTGACGCCCAAGCCGGCGTCCACCGGCGCCGACTCCCTGGTCCAGCAACGCAACCGCGAGAACCTTCTCCGCAAGGGTCGGGACCCCCCCGACGGCGGCGGCGCCGCCAAGCCCCTGGCGGTGCCCGTGCCCACCGTGCCCGCGGCCGCCACCACCTGCGAGCCGCCGTCGGGGGGCAGCGCCGTCGCCCCACCTCCAGGCTCCGGCGGAGGGaaaccgccgccgccgccgcccccagcCCCGCAGGCGGCGCCGCCGGTACCTGGCGGCTCGCCGCGGCGGGTCATCGTGCAGGCGTCTACGGGAGAGCTGCTGCGCTGCCTGGGCGACTTCGTGTGCCGACGCTGCTACCGTCTCAAGGAGCTAAGCCCAGGCGAGCTGGTGGGCTGGTTCCGCGGAGTGGACCGCTCGCTGCTGCTGCAGGGCTGGCAAGACCAGGCCTTCATTACGCCCGCCAACCTGGTGTTCGTGTACCTGCTGTGCCGCGAGTCGCTGCGCGGGGATGAGCTGGCGTCGGCCGCCGAGCTGCAGGCTGCCTTCCTCACCTGCCTCTACCTCGCCTACTCCTACATGGGCAACGAGATCTCCTACCCGCTCAAGCCCTTCCTTGTGGAGCCCGACAAGGAGCGCTTCTGGCAACGCTGCCTGCGCCTCATCCAGCGGCTCAGTCCGCAGATGCTGCGGCTCAACGCCGACCCCCACTTCTTCACGCAGGTCTTCCAAGACCTCAAGAACGAGGGCGAAGCCGCTGCCGGCGCCGGGGGTCCTCCCAGCGGGGGAGCGCCCGCGGCATCCTCCTCCTCGGCCGCCAGGGACAGCTGCGCGACTGGAGCCAAGCACTGGACTATGAACCTGGACCGCTAG